The Anabaena sp. PCC 7108 region AATTGCGTCGGGCTAATGCCCAAATTGATCTTTTGACTGTTTTAGTGGAGGTAACTCAAGCAGCTTCCGGCTTAGAGGAAATTCTTGCACCAATTGCCAAGGCTTTTAGTGAGACATTTACGTCCGATGGTTGTATTATACAACTCATTGAAGAAAATGTTTTGGTTGCAACGCAAGGTGTTTACAGTAAAACTGGTATAGTTAAAAACTGGCTTTCTCAAGATCCATTGACAAAGGAAGCGATCGCCACTCATCAAATACAATCGTCCTTAAATATATCTAAAGATCCTCGCCTTAGTAGTCTTAGTTACTACCAGGATGCTGGAGTTAAAGCTCATTTAATCATCCCCATTAATTATCGAAATGAAATGTTGGGGGTGTTATCACTACAGTGGCAAGAACCTTGTATTTTAAGGGCAGATGAACTCAAACTGATTCACTTATCAGTGGAACTAGTAGCGATCGCTCTAGCAGGAAGCCATCTGCCAGCCTAGCAATAATGTGTATTTAAAAAGACAAATATTAACCACTAATCACATCGTGTTCAGTTAAAAACTAGAACTTACGTACTATATAAATTAGACATGATCTGAGTCAACGATAATTGGTGATTATAGGCTTTGGGAACAGCATATTAGTAGGGTGCGTCAGACTCGATAATTTGGCACAATTAATAAATTTCCTATATCTGACGCACCTGAAAAGAGACACAAAACCCAGACATCATATTTGATGTTTTTTGTCAATTCGGAAGTCCTAAGTCCTAAAAACTTATAATTAAGGCTGACGCGGAAATGGGAGGATACTCTGACGCAGTGACGTGGAGCGTTTTTTAATCATTCAGAGGGAACAGGAAGCAACTCTTAACAGAAAAAACTCATGTTTAAAAACATGAGATTGAAATAATGACACTGTTTTTTTCGTGTCACTCTCCTTGTAAAAACATCCTTTTTTTGACTGAGCTTTAAACTCAGAACTAAAGTTTTTTATTTGTTCACTGTTCACTGTTCACTGTTCACTGTTCCCTTCTTTTGTAATTAAGCAAATATGATATGAGTAATGAAATTCGTGACATTTTTAACCGTATTGCTCCAGTATACGACCAACTAAACGACTGGTTAAGTTTGGGACAACACCGGATCTGGAAAGAAATGACAGTTAAATGGAGCGCAGCTCAACCCGGTGATACTTGCTTGGATTTGTGTTGCGGTAGCGGCGATTTAACTTTTAGGTTAGCAAGGCGGGTAGGAATGACGGGAAAGGTTTGTGGAGTAGATTTCTCCCCCAAATTGCTGGAAACTGCCAAAGAACGCGCTCTTACCTATTATCACCAAGGAGAGATAGCTTGGTTAGAAGCGGATGTTCTGAATTTACCCTTTCAGGACAATCAATTTGATGCAGTCA contains the following coding sequences:
- a CDS encoding response regulator, with amino-acid sequence MNNPNLEFNQATSPLSTRERSKKLKILVVDDEPDNLDLLYRTFRRDFDVLKADSGMSALQLLEQQGEVAVIISDQRMPEMKGTEFLSKTLPQFPDTVRIILTGFTDIEDLVEAINSGQVFKYITKPWDSGELKEVVQRAAATYDLLKQRTEELRRANAQIDLLTVLVEVTQAASGLEEILAPIAKAFSETFTSDGCIIQLIEENVLVATQGVYSKTGIVKNWLSQDPLTKEAIATHQIQSSLNISKDPRLSSLSYYQDAGVKAHLIIPINYRNEMLGVLSLQWQEPCILRADELKLIHLSVELVAIALAGSHLPA
- the ubiE gene encoding bifunctional demethylmenaquinone methyltransferase/2-methoxy-6-polyprenyl-1,4-benzoquinol methylase UbiE, producing MSNEIRDIFNRIAPVYDQLNDWLSLGQHRIWKEMTVKWSAAQPGDTCLDLCCGSGDLTFRLARRVGMTGKVCGVDFSPKLLETAKERALTYYHQGEIAWLEADVLNLPFQDNQFDAVTMGYGLRNVKDIPRSLQEIYRVLKPGSKAAILDFHRPSEIPFRAFQQWYLDNLVVPMATNLGVKEEYAYISPSLDRFPIGREQVELAHQVGFVNATHYPISNGMMGVLVVIK